A genome region from Gadus macrocephalus chromosome 15, ASM3116895v1 includes the following:
- the chst3a gene encoding carbohydrate sulfotransferase 3a isoform X1, producing the protein MKTKYAIVFIFIVALVIIEKESNILSRTLNRVSDKLTQRQTPLQTSSSPMYENETTQNALADDQDPRDRAMGNYNASDPHKHILLMATTRSGSSFVGEFFNQHGGNMFYMFEPLWHIERKLADAAESGNVTGLTEMYRDVLQGLFLCDFGSLERYISPAPQDHVTAALFRRESSSSLCEKSVCSPFVKDIFERYHCRTRRCGPLNLTLAAESCLSKKHHAIKTVRVRQLETLRPLVEDPRLDVMVIQLVRDPRAVLASRMVAFSAQYQTWNSWAQEGDVPEDVEQVKRFKGTCDQIRMSAELGLGLPSWLKGRYMLVRYEDIAHFPMQKAEEMYKFTGIPFSPQAKNWILKNTQTTRGASGVYSTQKNSSEQAEKWRYRIPFKLALVVQKLCGPAMKMFGYKFVDSETALLNRSLSLLEERRFGFSQD; encoded by the exons ATGAAGACCAAGTATGCCATCGTCTTCATCTTTATCGTGGCCCTGGTCATCATCGAGAAGGAGAGCAACATACTGTCAAG AACTCTCAATAGGGTGTCCGATAAGCTGACCCAGAGGCAGACTCCACTGCAGACGTCATCCAGCCCCATGTACGAAAACGAAACGACCCAAAATGCCCTCGCTGACGACCAGGACCCGAGAGATAGAGCTATGGGAAACTACAACGCCAGCGACCCACACAAGCACATCCTGCTCATGGCCACCACCCGGTCGGGCTCCTCGTTTGTGGGGGAGTTCTTCAACCAGCACGGCGGAAACATGTTCTACATGTTCGAGCCCCTCTGGCACATCGAGCGCAAGCTGGCCGACGCGGCAGAGAGCGGGAACGTCACGGGCTTGACGGAGATGTACCGGGACGTTCTCCAGGGGCTCTTCCTGTGTGACTTCGGCTCTCTGGAGAGGTACATCTCGCCGGCTCCCCAGGACCACGTCACCGCAGCGCTGTTCCGCAGAGAGTCCAGTTCGTCGCTCTGTGAAAAGTCGGTTTGCTCCCCCTTCGTTAAGGACATTTTCGAGAG GTACCACTGTAGGACCCGCCGTTGTGGCCCACTCAACCTGACCCTGGCGGCCGAGTCCTGCCTGTCGAAGAAACATCACGCCATCAAAACCGTGCGTGTGCGGCAGCTTGAGACGCTCCGGCCCCTGGTGGAGGATCCGCGCCTGGACGTCATGGTGATCCAGCTGGTCCGAGACCCGCGGGCCGTCCTGGCGTCCCGCATGGTGGCCTTCTCGGCCCAGTACCAGACGTGGAACTCCTGGGCGCAGGAGGGCGACGTGCCCGAAGACGTGGAGCAGGTGAAGCGCTTCAAGGGAACCTGCGACCAGATCAGGATGTCGGCGGAGCTGGGCCTGGGTCTGCCCAGCTGGCTGAAGGGACGCTACATGCTGGTGAGATACGAGGACATCGCGCACTTCCCCATGCAGAAGGCGGAGGAGATGTACAAGTTCACCGGGATCCCGTTCAGTCCCCAGGCCAAGAACTGGATCCTAAAGAACACCCAAACCACCAGGGGGGCGAGCGGGGTCTACTCCACGCAGAAGAACTCCTCGGAGCAGGCGGAGAAGTGGCGGTATCGCATCCCCTTCAAGCTAGCCCTCGTGGTGCAGAAGCTGTGTGGACCCGCCATGAAGATGTTTGGGTATAAGTTTGTGGATAGCGAGACGGCGCTGCTGAACAGGTCCCTGAGTTTGCTGGAGGAGAGACGGTTTGGCTTCTCACAGGATTGA
- the chst3a gene encoding carbohydrate sulfotransferase 3a isoform X2 — MKTKYAIVFIFIVALVIIEKESNILSRVSDKLTQRQTPLQTSSSPMYENETTQNALADDQDPRDRAMGNYNASDPHKHILLMATTRSGSSFVGEFFNQHGGNMFYMFEPLWHIERKLADAAESGNVTGLTEMYRDVLQGLFLCDFGSLERYISPAPQDHVTAALFRRESSSSLCEKSVCSPFVKDIFERYHCRTRRCGPLNLTLAAESCLSKKHHAIKTVRVRQLETLRPLVEDPRLDVMVIQLVRDPRAVLASRMVAFSAQYQTWNSWAQEGDVPEDVEQVKRFKGTCDQIRMSAELGLGLPSWLKGRYMLVRYEDIAHFPMQKAEEMYKFTGIPFSPQAKNWILKNTQTTRGASGVYSTQKNSSEQAEKWRYRIPFKLALVVQKLCGPAMKMFGYKFVDSETALLNRSLSLLEERRFGFSQD; from the exons ATGAAGACCAAGTATGCCATCGTCTTCATCTTTATCGTGGCCCTGGTCATCATCGAGAAGGAGAGCAACATACTGTCAAG GGTGTCCGATAAGCTGACCCAGAGGCAGACTCCACTGCAGACGTCATCCAGCCCCATGTACGAAAACGAAACGACCCAAAATGCCCTCGCTGACGACCAGGACCCGAGAGATAGAGCTATGGGAAACTACAACGCCAGCGACCCACACAAGCACATCCTGCTCATGGCCACCACCCGGTCGGGCTCCTCGTTTGTGGGGGAGTTCTTCAACCAGCACGGCGGAAACATGTTCTACATGTTCGAGCCCCTCTGGCACATCGAGCGCAAGCTGGCCGACGCGGCAGAGAGCGGGAACGTCACGGGCTTGACGGAGATGTACCGGGACGTTCTCCAGGGGCTCTTCCTGTGTGACTTCGGCTCTCTGGAGAGGTACATCTCGCCGGCTCCCCAGGACCACGTCACCGCAGCGCTGTTCCGCAGAGAGTCCAGTTCGTCGCTCTGTGAAAAGTCGGTTTGCTCCCCCTTCGTTAAGGACATTTTCGAGAG GTACCACTGTAGGACCCGCCGTTGTGGCCCACTCAACCTGACCCTGGCGGCCGAGTCCTGCCTGTCGAAGAAACATCACGCCATCAAAACCGTGCGTGTGCGGCAGCTTGAGACGCTCCGGCCCCTGGTGGAGGATCCGCGCCTGGACGTCATGGTGATCCAGCTGGTCCGAGACCCGCGGGCCGTCCTGGCGTCCCGCATGGTGGCCTTCTCGGCCCAGTACCAGACGTGGAACTCCTGGGCGCAGGAGGGCGACGTGCCCGAAGACGTGGAGCAGGTGAAGCGCTTCAAGGGAACCTGCGACCAGATCAGGATGTCGGCGGAGCTGGGCCTGGGTCTGCCCAGCTGGCTGAAGGGACGCTACATGCTGGTGAGATACGAGGACATCGCGCACTTCCCCATGCAGAAGGCGGAGGAGATGTACAAGTTCACCGGGATCCCGTTCAGTCCCCAGGCCAAGAACTGGATCCTAAAGAACACCCAAACCACCAGGGGGGCGAGCGGGGTCTACTCCACGCAGAAGAACTCCTCGGAGCAGGCGGAGAAGTGGCGGTATCGCATCCCCTTCAAGCTAGCCCTCGTGGTGCAGAAGCTGTGTGGACCCGCCATGAAGATGTTTGGGTATAAGTTTGTGGATAGCGAGACGGCGCTGCTGAACAGGTCCCTGAGTTTGCTGGAGGAGAGACGGTTTGGCTTCTCACAGGATTGA